The DNA sequence ATCTTCCCCAGTTGCTGAAACCAGAGAGGCCAATATGGGATCGATTCGCAGTGCTCTTCTCAGTTGGGATTGCCTGGTTATATGCCCAATTTCTTACTTCAAGTGGTGTGTATAGGAACAAACCTGCAAAGACTCAGATTAGTTGCCGCACAGATCGTGCTGGACTCTTGACTGCAGCTCCTTGGCTATATATTCCTTATCCATTTCAATGGGGAAGCCCCACATTTCATGCCAGAGAAGCTTTTGCAATGATGGCTGCTTCCTTTGTTTCACTTTTTGAGTCTACTGGTACATTTTTTGCAACAGCAAGATATAGCAGCGCCACACCTGTGCCACCTTCTGTTACTAGCCGCGGTATTGGCTGGCTGGGAATAGGAGTTTTGCTCAATGGCGTGTTTGGTTCTGTAACTGGCGCTTCGGCATCAGTGGAAAATGCTGGTCTATTGGCATCAACGAGAGTTGGAAGTCGAAGAGTCATTCAAATATCAGCAGTGTTTATGATTTTCTTCTCTGTATTTGGAAAACTTGGAGCATTTTTTGCTTCTATACCCCTACCAATCATGGCAGCTTTGTACTGTGTGTTCTTCGGCTACGTTTCTTCTGCAGGTCTTGGTTTTCTCCAATTCTGTAACCTGAACAGTTTCagaacaaaatttattctgGGCTTTTCTTTCTTCATGGGCATTTCAGTACCACAGTACTTCAGAGAGTATTATCGTATAGATCCAAGTTCTGGACACATTCGCACCCACGCTGGATGGTTTGATGATATAGTGACTGTCATCTTCATGTCTCACACAACGGTGGCTGCACTGGTTGCTTTGATTTTGGATTGCTCACTCTCTCGCGAAACTGACGCCGCCAGAACAGACACTGGCTTGCATTGGTGGGAGAAGTTCAGCTTATATGCTTCGGACATTAGAAATGATGAATTCTATGGACTCCCATGCCTGCTGAATAAGCTTTTCCCAGCTGTTTGAACCTACATGAGAAGAATATGATCTGCAACTATTACTGCTAGAGTTATTGTTTCCCATTCACATGATTAATGCAAGAGGGAAACGAAAATGCAATGCTTTACCATTGTGTGGTTAATATTCCATGTTAAAGATTTGATGTGTTTTGCTACAACTTCTAATTTCATAGTCATTGGCTTCTTttcaaaaccagaaaaaaatgCACGCAAGCAAATAAAGCGTTGTGTTTTCAGacattataatattaatgtattttttttttttaatgattaagaatgttaaaataatattaaaaataaaataaaagaaaaaaaaggcttgAAATGCACTAGCTATATAGCTGCagtcaattataaaaaataaatctcgctaaaaaataaataatttttttacactttgaTTAGGGAATTATCTtgcaaaaaaaattgtgggaatttatctatttgaacttgtagaattcattttttaataaacatgaatttatatctaataaataaataaccaaataaatataaatatatattaataatcaaaattaagtaaatataaataaattatatgacgTGATGATGAAAGCCACGCGAGTCGCCGGTGGAAATCAAATCCCACCGAGGAATAAGATGATGCCAAGCAGCGTAGCCATTGCGTTCTCACTCGCattcctctcttttctcccccctTCACCTGACCGATTACCATAAAATATCTGTATTTCCATTTTCATCTGCTCTGTTTtcgttttttattatttttttaactttttccttttcattcaaaACTACTACATTCCCTGGCGTACCAGGATTCGTCCAAGGAATGGCTAAGGCCGCCAAGAATTGGGATTGACTATGATGAGGCCTTGCATGCGAGTAACCATAGCATGGACAATCTGCCAGGGGCGTTGGGAACCAGCGCCAGCTTAGCTCTGCGGTTGGGTCAGACCGTCTTCTCCTCTGCCTCCCTTCTCTTCATGTGCTTGGACGTTGATTTCTACAGCTATACTTCCTTCTGGTAAGCTCAATTTCCTTTACCTCGAACTTTAGAATTGTGTTTTGATCGAGTCATTTTGTGGGTTTTGGCTTATTCTTCAATACCCATCTCTTTTTGctcaaattattattcaatttattGCGTGTTACCGTGTGGGTGGTATGAACATGGGGAAAGGAAAACTGCGATGATCATAAAGTCAATGAAGTATTTTTATTAGAGAGTTTGGTTGCTGAAAAGCATAGGAATTCAATATGAATTTTGGATTCTCTTGGTTGGGGAATGGGAGACGTTCTTAGGTTGCGAATGCAATTGGTGGAAAATACATGAACATAAAAGACTCCTAGGAATTTATTGGAGGTGAAGATAGGAAGTATAGGCTATTGGCTTATAGGCTACTTCTTTTGGTTGAATATCTAATGGATGCAGCCCATTTCGAGTGAGTTTAAGTCAAGAGAAAGAGCagtgagttaaaaaaatttccaGGGTCTGCCCTGGTAGTACGTGCTCATGTTGCATGCTTGATTGGGTGCTCAATGtgctttttcaatttcaattttggcATCTCCTAATGTCAATGAAAATCAACAGTTGTGACTAAGGTGCACAGTTTAGTTAAGTTGAATTAATGGAAATTATAAGTTGAAGAGGGGAGTGGTGGTAGGAATTCTGAGGATCCATTGACTGAGCTCCAATgagtaggggtgataaacggtcggtccggaccgacctAACCGACTAAAACAGACTCTTAggaaggtctcgtttggatagtgaaatgaaatgagatgatctataaatagtagtgaaattgtttgtgaatagtagtgaaatgatttgagttaagatgtttatacggttttgagaaatgagagagacaattttgaataaaaatattataaagttaaaatattgttagaatattattttttaataatattattatttttttagatttgaaaaagttgaattgttttttgtgttttatttggaagtttggaaaaattgtaataattaggtaatgattagatgaaaaatttgaagattcgaaattgaaaagtgtttgtgtttgtgttgtttggatattgagatgagatgagatgaaataagagtATCTTGCTATCCAAACTAGGCCTTAAGGTTGAGAGCATTTCCTTCATAATAATATTGTGTTTTCCATTCAAAAGTGTTGGTATGGAGAGAAAGATTTCAAGTGGTCATTATTTTTGTGCATGTATTGGAGCACCGTGGAAACTTGGCTtcaatatgaaaaatgctaaaagGGGTGCATTTAATCAAATTGTTAGTAGTACACTACTCTTCAGTAAATTGATGTAGGGACGTGACATTTTATATGTAAGCAGGcgtgtgattttaattttgagttttaaatctCTTGGGCATGTAAGAGCTGTTTGATTAAGAAGTGTCTTCTTTATCAATTTAGCTCCAGGCAAAGCAAAATCAAAGTACTGCTAGAATGGTAAGGATATATTTTACGAGGTAAAATGTCATATTAAAATAACCCATTCCTATAATAAAGCAAATGAAGTGTCAGCATTAAAACCAGGCTGCATTAAAGATTGGTCTTTATTGCAGATGGAAGTGATGTTGATCAAGGAGGAATGTGAAATGTTGCTTGGGAGGTAGTTCAAATCTATGATGTGAAATTGTTTAATTATTGTGTTCTTTCTTACTGaccaaaaaagaaattcttttgtTCTGTCTTGGTGGTCCGTATTCTTGAAGCTTCATTGTGGTGTTGGTTTTGGATGCAACTATGTTGAAAAGTGcacttgtatatgtcctgtatacttgggctatgcctatttctaaCCATAAAACTTgcttactgataaaaaaagtgCAAATTTCCCATGGTGGGTGGTATAGAGTCTGAATTGGTTTTGAGGTGGTACATATTGATTTGATCTTCCTTTTAATATGCCTTTCTAGATGGAATTGGTTCTGTCCCTGATATCCTCTGGAAGTAGTATGACAATGAATTTCATGTACGTCTGTTTGAATGTTGGAATTAAGAACTAGGTAACTTGGCACATATGATTTCTGATGACTGCTTAATGCTTCATGCTTCATGCCTTGGGAGGGTTTAGGCTTGGGTTTGTATGCATGTTTTGACCAGGTAGATGTTGTCAACAGTTTCTTGTACACTCATTTCCAGTTTCCTCAACTTTGAGTAAAACATTTTAAATCACTGGTTGCATCATCATGGTACACGAATCTTATCATTTGAAACAGTTGAGAAACAAATCTGTCTACCATCAAATTTTTATGTATACTAGTGATGCCACTCCTTGTGAAAATGGAAGGTTGGCCCATTTATTTCATCTATTAACTATGCTAGGCTTGGTGACTCGATACAATGAGCAGAAACTGGTTTGCCCAAGAAATTACCTTCTCTAGATTAGATTCAGGGAAAAGTACAGTTTAACTCCAAATTACGAAAATTGGCACATTGCATCCTCAAACTATCAAAAATTGCAAGCATATCATCTTTTAAGATTCGACTCATTTCACCAATTTTTCCTCCATCTTAATGGTCAAAATTGGACAAATGTGCTATTTGTCAGTTTTTGGTAATTGGACAGTGCAATGTGTCATTTTTTGTAGCTTGGCTGCAAAGTTTAAAACAACTGGTAGTTATAGGGTACAGTgtgtatttttttcccaaatatataagaattttcTTTGTCGATGACATTCTAGTTTTCTGTGTTGGTGTACTAAATCCGTTGCATTTCTTATCCATGAACTGTGAGTATTGTTTAGTGCCATTTCTAATATTTAATGACATGTTATGACATATATTGCGGCACTGTTGCTTTGAATTTTCTATCTGATTTCTTAACAATGTATTCCTCGTGTTGATTTTACAGCTATTTGGTGACAGTCATGGGTTTGGCAATTCCCTGGAGCCTGACGCTGCTGGTAGTGGATGCACATTCTGTTTTCATTAGATGTTTACCTCGTCAACCAAGAATAATATTGGTCATCGTTCTAGGAGATTTGGTACCttcattttgaattatttaagaACTCTATGATATCATCCTTGTAACTGCTTAAGAGGGATATAACGTTTTGTTCTATCTCAGGTTTTGTCGTTTCTCTTGCTAGCTGCGGCGTCTTCGACAGCTAGTGTCACAGATCTCCTGCATGATGCCGGAAGATCCTACTGCGCTGCAAACTTATGTAGTAGATATCAGTTGTCTGCTGCAATGGCATTCTTGTGTTGGTCCCTTTCATTTGCTTCATCTCTCTTCAATCTTTGGCTTCTTCCTTCTTTATGAAATTCTGAGCGGTAGTTGAAATTTGTACAAATGAAATGGGCAAATATCAACTGTTACTTACTATCACAGCATTGGCTAGAAACTCATTTCTTAAGGCATTAATGTTGGAGCGAAATTGTGAGAAAAAGACAATGGTTGTCTATGTCGATACCATGGATACACCACGTCGAGgtcttgaaaattttattgggaATCATACGTTCCCATGCTTTCCATACCATGGAAGCTTTTTGGGACAAGTGCACAAACACCCCTCAAATCTACCGTCGAATCTGCAACagcccaaaaaaaattatcgaagtatacgttattttattttacttcctGGTGACATGTATGCAGGGATGGTTGTTACGATCTTATATCGATTAAATATGTGATTAGTTGGTAGTTTCTAAGCCCTTAGGCATTCTATTTTGTAAGCTAATTTTTAAGGATGAGTTCTACTTAGTGGATTCATAACAAATAGTATTAGAGTCATTCTACTTATGCAGTTCATGTTGGCATGGTTGCAATCGTGTGGCACGGAGAGTGATGTCGGCATGACAGTGTTCGTCTGGGACTAGGAATGACTTAGCACATAGCCAGCCTGTGTGAGTGCCGAGACCGCTGTGGACATCGGCTGTagagcgtggtggttgttacaaTCCCACATCGATTAAgtatgagatatatatatatatttttttttatttaagagttAGGGCCTCATGTCTACGAGGGACCCCTTTCTAGTTTTATTAATTACCCTCTCACTTGTGgaggaggaaaaccgtggtgcAGTTATGGACTCCGAGGAAATACAACCAAGACACAAATCTCAGAGACAAAATAAAGCCCAAACAAATACTAAATTCTAAGaccaaaaatgataaacaaCAAGATATAGACGGCACTTCGGTAAAGCACCCTGAGCTTTATCAGACGACGCAAAAGGTTCCATCAAACCAACTTCTTTAATCTCCCTTTTGAAGTACGTAGACCTCGGATATTCCATGTCAAAATTTATTGGGTTTGTGGCTAAAACCCGAGACGATCTCTGAaccttttcaaaaaatttccaagtaccttttctttttttttgattCCTCCTCTTCATTCTCCGTGGCATAATCTTTTTAAGTATCAAATATCTCAGCATCAAGTTCTGGATCAGGTTCAAAAACAGAGTCTTCCAATGTGAAGAAAGCATCCTTAGGCGCTAGTAtggcatcatcatcatcaggtTTCAACCTAACCTCTCCCACATCCTCCTGCGTATTTACAACCCTTTCAACCGAACGCTCACCCTGATACAAACTCGTCCGCCGATTTATCAGCCACATTATTATCCTCCACTCCGCAGTTATCTTGCGTACCACCTTTGGACTCATTCACCGGCTAATTTGTGGCCACATCCACAACCTGGAGTTGCAAAATGTTCCTAGTATTACCAATATCATATTCCGAAATAACCATAGCACCCTTGCCTTTACCAATGTCATCCAATTCCTTTGCATCTTGGACTTCTTTTGCAGTTTCAGTCTCTactcctttcttcctctcccagACTTTTTCGCCATTCCGTAGTATCTTCATTTTATAGGTACGCACATTATGACCTTGAATTTTACATCAAGAACAGAATGCTAGTAATGTATCATAGATCACTTCCTGTTTGCGACCACTACCCGGCAgccctataaaaaaatatgggatTGGCTCCTTTCAAGGGTCCATATCCAGACATAGACATGCACCATCTGTACGAGTTGCACAGATCATCGGATTATCTCAACGAATATAATAGTCTATCGGTGCagtgaatatttttaagaacgATTCTTGATAGAAATTGGGTGAGAGCCTAGGCAATGCAATCCAAACACAAATCAAATAtggttcttcatcttcattaaaatCAGGTTTCCAAAGAAACAATCTGTATTGTATTCCATTCACTTCACAGACTTCACGTGAATGTGCTTTATGAGAATCTGCTTCATTTGACATACGTACAAATACGTTTCTTGAATGTCTCATAGTTGAAACCACTGGTAAACAAGATAATCCCCAACGATTGTGAATGTAAAGCCTAATAGCATCCAAAGAAGGCCTTTGTCGTAAGAATTTTAGAACAATGGAGAAACGAAAAAGCTCAAAGGATTGGACTATCTCCTCCTTAGAGAATTG is a window from the Juglans regia cultivar Chandler chromosome 7, Walnut 2.0, whole genome shotgun sequence genome containing:
- the LOC108995265 gene encoding CASP-like protein 5C1 isoform X2, which gives rise to MEVMLIKEECEMLLGSYLVTVMGLAIPWSLTLLVVDAHSVFIRCLPRQPRIILVIVLGDLVLSFLLLAAASSTASVTDLLHDAGRSYCAANLCSRYQLSAAMAFLCWSLSFASSLFNLWLLPSL
- the LOC108995314 gene encoding putative nucleobase-ascorbate transporter 10, yielding MAQGGGDGNGSTGGTGNKIPEEVQPQPVKEQLPGIQYCVNSPPPWPEAVVLGFQHYLLTLGITTLIPSMIVPQMGGGDTEKARVIQTLLFVSGLSTLLQSLFGTRLPSVVVGSYSYIIPTTSIVLARRYNVYIDPHERFIETMRGIQGALIITACFQMVMGFLGIWRNAVRFLSPLSVVPYVTFTGFGLYHLGFPLLATCVEVGLPGLIVMVFISQYLPQLLKPERPIWDRFAVLFSVGIAWLYAQFLTSSGVYRNKPAKTQISCRTDRAGLLTAAPWLYIPYPFQWGSPTFHAREAFAMMAASFVSLFESTGTFFATARYSSATPVPPSVTSRGIGWLGIGVLLNGVFGSVTGASASVENAGLLASTRVGSRRVIQISAVFMIFFSVFGKLGAFFASIPLPIMAALYCVFFGYVSSAGLGFLQFCNLNSFRTKFILGFSFFMGISVPQYFREYYRIDPSSGHIRTHAGWFDDIVTVIFMSHTTVAALVALILDCSLSRETDAARTDTGLHWWEKFSLYASDIRNDEFYGLPCLLNKLFPAV
- the LOC108995265 gene encoding CASP-like protein ARALYDRAFT_485429 isoform X1, whose protein sequence is MDNLPGALGTSASLALRLGQTVFSSASLLFMCLDVDFYSYTSFCYLVTVMGLAIPWSLTLLVVDAHSVFIRCLPRQPRIILVIVLGDLVLSFLLLAAASSTASVTDLLHDAGRSYCAANLCSRYQLSAAMAFLCWSLSFASSLFNLWLLPSL